From the genome of Streptomyces sp. SID8374:
CGCCCCCGGCGGTCGTAGGTGACCACGGTGAAGCGCGGCGCCAGCAGGGCGGCCAGGGGCGCGTCGGTGGCCGCGGTGCTCAGTGCCCCGCCGACCAGCACCAGCGGTGGCCCCTCGCCCTGGCGGCGGCAGGCGATCGGCGTGGAGTCGGCGGAGAGAATCCTGTCCATGGGAGGGGAGACCGGGGCGGCCCGGCAAACTCATCGCTCCGGCGGGAAAAACCTCCCGGGACGGTGCGGGCCGCGGGTCAGTCGGCCACCGGCTCCGTCTCGTAGAAGCAGAAGTGGTCCCGGATCGCGGCGACTTCGGGCTTCGGGTCCGGGTAGGCCCAGACGAGATCGGCGGCGCCGGGGAGCGACCAGTAGGAGGCGTCGCCCTTGAACGGGCAGTGGGTGGTGGTGTCCGACGGGGTGAGCAGGTCGGTACGGACGTCCTCGGGCGGCAGGTAGTAGCGGTCCGGACAGCCCGTCTCGCGCAGGACGAGGGGGCGGCGGCTCTCGGCCAGCACCTGGC
Proteins encoded in this window:
- a CDS encoding DUF427 domain-containing protein, giving the protein MTSTRGHHITVEPGTVHVRAVHEGQVLAESRRPLVLRETGCPDRYYLPPEDVRTDLLTPSDTTTHCPFKGDASYWSLPGAADLVWAYPDPKPEVAAIRDHFCFYETEPVAD